A genomic segment from Desulfurispirillum indicum S5 encodes:
- a CDS encoding redox-sensing transcriptional repressor Rex — MILWKKKSTEVISSGELSTLCGYNSAQIRKDLAYFGEMGVRGVGYYVSELKHEIEHIMGLKNIWNVALIGVGNLGHALISYNGFRKSGFHVRLAYDRDENKLTGLPPEIQPVTCMEQLGEALKKQKIQIGIIAVPPDSAQNVANLLTSNGIQGILNFTPMRIKVPENVKVKYVDFTIELETLAFYLSKK; from the coding sequence TTGATTCTCTGGAAAAAAAAGTCAACGGAAGTCATTTCCAGTGGGGAGCTCTCGACACTGTGTGGCTACAACTCTGCCCAGATTCGCAAGGATCTTGCGTATTTCGGTGAAATGGGAGTGCGTGGCGTTGGGTACTATGTCTCCGAACTCAAGCACGAAATTGAGCACATCATGGGGCTGAAAAATATCTGGAATGTCGCCCTGATTGGCGTCGGTAATCTGGGTCACGCCCTGATTTCCTATAATGGTTTTCGGAAGTCCGGTTTCCACGTGCGGCTGGCCTATGACCGTGATGAGAACAAACTGACCGGGCTGCCCCCGGAAATTCAACCCGTGACCTGCATGGAGCAGCTGGGGGAAGCGCTTAAAAAGCAGAAAATTCAAATAGGCATTATTGCCGTTCCGCCCGACTCGGCCCAGAATGTGGCGAACCTTCTTACCAGCAATGGAATTCAGGGAATTCTGAATTTCACGCCTATGCGCATCAAGGTTCCCGAAAATGTGAAAGTCAAGTACGTCGATTTTACCATTGAGCTGGAAACCCTTGCATTTTACCTGTCAAAGAAATAG
- a CDS encoding NAD(P)H-dependent flavin oxidoreductase — MKTIPELVIGKLRPRYPLLQGGMSVLVSNPSLAAAVSNAGGIGTLGGTGVSPELLYKMVQETKKLTSGIVAVNIMVAANHFLELVQAAIKGGVDMVVAGAGISKQLFQICREADVEVVPIVSSLRIGQFVEKMGASAIVVESVEAGGHLGTELTLDEMFAEIKQGMKIPVIAAGGLTDGKDVARMFRQGADGVQLATRFVLSDECDVHENYKKVYLNAREEDITTILSPVGYPGRAIITPFVERFLRDGKVPVKSCNQCLKSCSHTFCIRDALIKARDGNIEEGLFFAGKNVHRIKEIKPVAQIVEEIMGEARDILAAEAQ, encoded by the coding sequence TTGAAAACAATACCAGAACTTGTTATCGGAAAATTGCGTCCACGCTATCCCTTGCTTCAGGGTGGCATGTCGGTTCTCGTCTCGAATCCCTCGCTCGCCGCTGCTGTCAGTAATGCAGGCGGCATAGGTACACTTGGCGGGACCGGGGTCAGCCCCGAGCTTCTCTATAAAATGGTGCAGGAGACAAAAAAACTGACCAGCGGTATTGTCGCGGTCAACATCATGGTTGCAGCGAACCATTTTCTTGAGCTGGTGCAGGCCGCCATTAAAGGTGGTGTGGATATGGTGGTTGCAGGCGCAGGTATCTCCAAGCAACTGTTCCAGATCTGCCGTGAAGCCGATGTGGAAGTGGTGCCGATTGTGTCGAGCCTGCGTATTGGGCAGTTTGTGGAAAAAATGGGTGCCAGTGCCATTGTTGTGGAAAGTGTCGAAGCCGGTGGTCACCTGGGTACGGAACTGACCCTGGACGAAATGTTTGCTGAAATCAAACAGGGAATGAAGATCCCCGTTATCGCTGCCGGTGGACTAACTGATGGCAAGGATGTTGCCCGCATGTTCCGACAGGGTGCCGATGGGGTCCAGCTGGCAACCCGCTTTGTGCTCAGTGATGAATGCGACGTGCATGAAAACTATAAGAAAGTCTATCTGAATGCGCGCGAAGAGGATATTACGACGATTCTCAGCCCGGTTGGCTATCCGGGGCGGGCCATTATTACCCCCTTTGTCGAGCGTTTTCTGCGCGATGGCAAGGTACCGGTGAAATCCTGCAACCAGTGTCTCAAAAGCTGCAGTCACACATTCTGTATACGGGATGCCCTGATCAAGGCGCGCGATGGAAATATTGAGGAAGGCCTTTTCTTCGCCGGGAAAAATGTGCACCGTATCAAAGAGATCAAGCCGGTTGCCCAGATCGTCGAAGAGATAATGGGCGAAGCTCGTGATATCCTCGCTGCCGAGGCGCAGTGA